A window of the Armatimonadota bacterium genome harbors these coding sequences:
- the cpaB gene encoding Flp pilus assembly protein CpaB, with translation MPMRLTRRAAVGIAIICGALAAFLAVVYLQGQKKPATPEPPKTTEVVVPRVDIPARTVITEDMLSVITVKVEDAPRLPVKTPQSIVGYVAVEDLTAQRPISHSQVMARGSAFGLSGMVPGGMRAVTVEVDPVTGVAGLLKAGDHVDVIATFEVGDQFIARTILQDIELLALGAQTVASTAQQEKRLAAGQATSGGAPAAEEEKAAEPAEEEESGGGRTRAQAYPNATLAVTPEDAQKLILADLRGDLRLVLRPVGEYDFVPVPVHDMTSVAGPEYAAILKAQNPPEEKKEEEAKPAPAPVQQPMMAPPVPQPVTAPATKPEKKKPEVEIIRGDTTTRVIP, from the coding sequence ATGCCAATGCGTCTGACGCGACGCGCGGCGGTCGGCATCGCTATCATCTGCGGAGCCCTAGCCGCATTTCTGGCCGTGGTGTACCTCCAGGGCCAGAAGAAGCCGGCCACTCCCGAGCCCCCGAAGACTACTGAGGTCGTGGTGCCTCGCGTGGACATCCCCGCGCGAACGGTAATTACCGAGGACATGCTTTCGGTGATTACGGTGAAGGTCGAGGATGCTCCGCGACTGCCCGTCAAGACACCCCAGTCCATCGTCGGCTACGTCGCCGTGGAGGATCTGACGGCGCAGCGCCCCATTTCGCATAGCCAGGTGATGGCGCGTGGGAGCGCATTTGGCCTGTCGGGCATGGTTCCAGGCGGCATGCGCGCGGTGACAGTGGAAGTTGACCCGGTCACGGGTGTTGCCGGTCTGCTCAAGGCCGGGGACCATGTAGACGTCATCGCGACCTTCGAAGTGGGCGATCAGTTCATCGCCCGCACGATCCTCCAGGATATCGAGCTTCTCGCACTTGGGGCCCAGACTGTCGCGAGCACAGCGCAGCAGGAGAAGCGTCTCGCTGCAGGCCAGGCAACAAGTGGCGGTGCTCCCGCGGCCGAAGAGGAAAAAGCTGCGGAACCGGCTGAGGAAGAGGAAAGCGGAGGCGGCCGGACGCGCGCTCAGGCCTACCCCAATGCCACTCTAGCGGTGACCCCTGAGGACGCTCAGAAACTGATCCTGGCTGACCTTCGCGGCGATCTGCGCCTTGTCCTGCGCCCTGTCGGGGAGTATGACTTCGTTCCAGTGCCCGTGCACGACATGACCTCAGTGGCCGGGCCCGAGTACGCCGCCATTCTCAAGGCCCAGAACCCCCCCGAGGAGAAGAAGGAAGAGGAAGCCAAGCCTGCACCGGCTCCCGTGCAGCAGCCCATGATGGCGCCGCCGGTACCCCAGCCCGTTACCGCACCGGCCACGAAACCGGAGAAAAAGAAGCCCGAGGTGGAGATCATCCGGGGCGACACCACAACCCGGGTTATCCCATAG
- a CDS encoding Flp family type IVb pilin: MFEMAKKLWKDEEGLTTVEYALLLALLVVAAITIWTTFGGTVRSSISQSDAALQDAATS, encoded by the coding sequence ATGTTCGAGATGGCCAAGAAGCTCTGGAAGGACGAAGAAGGACTCACCACCGTTGAGTACGCCCTGCTGCTGGCCCTGCTCGTCGTGGCCGCGATCACGATCTGGACCACCTTCGGTGGCACCGTCCGCAGCTCGATCTCGCAGAGTGACGCCGCGCTGCAGGATGCTGCAACCAGCTAG
- a CDS encoding AAA family ATPase, whose protein sequence is MIRIVITEASLGLVDSLRRYLASSTEYEIVGYARDGLEAAQLAVQLTPDVLVVHEALPELSGFRVAELVSAAAPQVAVLLLLQDESPERLRRAMAAGARGVAPENASPERLTDAIAQAATLKEIRQEPEFPLVTDPQRMPISIAVTSTRGGAGKTTVAVNLAVAFANRFPDQVVLVDCHSQFSDAAVALNLSPHDSIVDLASFEELDPELVKTHLTIHGPSRLRLLAAPDLPLDEDADLGRLNVQFMASLIGHLRRSFRFVFFDLPPLVWPTSEYILSRCQEIIIVTTLFDLAAIRNARSLVALARGAVGDKERVKLVLNRFPFRGDFSLQDLEETAGQKVYHQLPDDPDVARGAFNKGIPLITDAPGSGLGRALVGLADKLQTQFSGAERRR, encoded by the coding sequence TTGATACGCATAGTGATCACTGAAGCGAGTCTCGGTCTGGTCGACAGCCTCCGGCGATACCTGGCATCCAGCACCGAGTACGAGATCGTGGGGTATGCGAGGGATGGCCTGGAAGCCGCGCAGCTTGCGGTTCAGCTGACCCCCGACGTGCTGGTCGTTCACGAAGCGCTCCCTGAATTGTCCGGTTTCCGCGTGGCCGAGTTGGTCAGCGCTGCGGCTCCCCAGGTAGCAGTGCTTCTGCTGCTGCAGGACGAATCCCCCGAGCGCCTGCGCCGTGCAATGGCTGCCGGTGCACGGGGTGTGGCCCCCGAGAATGCTTCGCCTGAGCGTCTGACGGACGCCATCGCTCAGGCCGCGACGCTCAAGGAGATCCGCCAGGAGCCCGAGTTCCCACTGGTGACCGACCCGCAGCGGATGCCGATCAGCATCGCGGTTACGTCGACCCGCGGCGGCGCAGGGAAAACCACGGTTGCCGTGAATCTTGCGGTCGCCTTTGCCAACCGTTTTCCCGATCAGGTGGTCCTCGTTGACTGTCACAGTCAGTTCAGCGATGCTGCGGTGGCGCTCAACCTATCGCCCCATGACAGCATCGTCGACCTGGCGTCTTTCGAGGAACTTGATCCTGAACTGGTCAAGACCCACCTCACAATCCACGGTCCGTCCCGTCTGCGACTCCTCGCGGCCCCAGACCTGCCCCTGGATGAAGACGCTGACCTGGGACGGCTGAACGTGCAATTCATGGCATCGCTGATCGGCCACCTGCGCAGGTCTTTCCGGTTCGTTTTCTTCGACCTGCCGCCGCTGGTGTGGCCGACGAGCGAGTACATCCTGTCTCGCTGCCAGGAGATCATTATCGTCACGACCCTTTTCGATCTGGCGGCTATCCGGAATGCACGCTCCCTGGTCGCGTTGGCGAGGGGCGCCGTGGGGGACAAGGAACGCGTGAAACTTGTTCTGAACCGCTTCCCGTTCCGGGGCGACTTCAGCTTACAGGACCTCGAGGAGACGGCCGGGCAGAAGGTCTACCACCAGCTGCCAGATGATCCGGATGTCGCAAGGGGCGCTTTCAACAAAGGCATTCCCTTGATCACCGATGCGCCCGGCTCGGGGCTGGGCCGGGCCCTGGTTGGGCTCGCAGACAAGTTGCAGACGCAGTTCTCGGGAGCGGAGCGCAGACGATAG
- a CDS encoding glycosyltransferase family 9 protein, which translates to MRSNPALKTGDSILGRVAFGLLRTYGAVCRRASRREPVLPPDHQVQRILAIKLCCLGDAVLAVPALRALKRRWPQAHLTVVCTPRSCAAFENLNYVDDIVCIPVTGLAGVGELIANLGTVRRSLAKVRRERPDIAVDLDLYFRATPVLACMSGAPVRVGFDTEGFDRAGLFTHSAPRERDRWEAECFMDLLRAIGVDSDDLTLEFPIPIAARQAADQILSAHGIAPGAQFVTMCPGSSKNWPSKQWSTHRFAEVVDFVHQKYRLPTVLIGASFEVDLCNEVAGLASVDVANLAGETSVPETAAILQRSSVLVTNDTGPLHLATAVGTPVVAIFGPTNDKKWGPRGPRDVVIVHEDCDCRPCYYLSYMPDCEHRRCLAEIPASRVKEAVARTLD; encoded by the coding sequence ATGCGAAGCAATCCGGCCCTCAAGACTGGAGACAGTATCCTCGGTCGCGTTGCGTTCGGCCTCCTGCGTACATACGGTGCAGTCTGCAGGCGGGCCTCGCGCCGCGAGCCCGTGCTGCCGCCGGACCACCAGGTTCAGCGAATCCTGGCCATCAAGCTTTGCTGCCTGGGGGACGCGGTCTTGGCTGTTCCTGCCCTGCGCGCCCTGAAGCGACGCTGGCCGCAGGCCCACCTGACTGTCGTCTGCACCCCCCGTAGTTGTGCGGCCTTCGAGAACCTGAACTATGTCGATGACATCGTCTGCATCCCGGTTACCGGCCTGGCAGGAGTTGGAGAGCTGATCGCCAACCTCGGAACGGTGCGACGCTCCCTGGCGAAGGTTCGCAGGGAACGCCCAGACATTGCTGTCGACCTGGACCTGTATTTCAGGGCAACCCCGGTGCTCGCATGCATGTCCGGTGCCCCCGTCCGCGTGGGTTTCGATACGGAAGGTTTCGATCGCGCGGGTCTGTTCACCCACAGCGCGCCGCGGGAGCGTGACCGTTGGGAGGCCGAATGCTTCATGGACCTGCTCCGGGCGATCGGCGTGGACTCGGATGACCTAACCCTGGAGTTCCCCATCCCGATTGCGGCACGTCAGGCGGCGGACCAGATCCTGTCCGCTCACGGAATAGCCCCCGGCGCTCAGTTCGTGACCATGTGCCCCGGCAGCAGCAAGAACTGGCCAAGCAAGCAGTGGTCTACCCACCGATTCGCAGAAGTCGTGGATTTCGTGCACCAGAAGTACCGCCTGCCCACCGTGCTCATCGGCGCCAGTTTCGAGGTGGACCTTTGCAACGAGGTTGCGGGACTGGCATCCGTCGATGTCGCAAATCTCGCGGGCGAGACATCTGTTCCCGAGACTGCCGCTATTCTGCAGCGATCCAGCGTGCTGGTGACCAATGACACTGGCCCCCTGCATCTCGCCACTGCCGTAGGCACTCCCGTAGTGGCGATTTTCGGTCCCACGAACGACAAGAAGTGGGGTCCCCGGGGCCCCCGGGATGTGGTGATCGTCCATGAGGACTGCGACTGCCGCCCTTGCTATTACCTGAGCTACATGCCGGACTGCGAGCATCGGCGCTGTTTGGCGGAGATCCCCGCGTCGAGAGTGAAGGAGGCAGTGGCCAGGACCCTTGATTGA
- a CDS encoding GNAT family N-acetyltransferase, protein MVRWITRWDREPVTEMLRELARQHGVEPSDDALNESFDFALRFPEQVRFCVAVRDGKVVGMASIHRAFSTWRGQPKGTIEDVFVTPQARRTGVATALLAFLIAEARRRAYCVLSLDVMADNEGARSLYTRCGITDTGYVVCQMDLSAETT, encoded by the coding sequence ATGGTTCGCTGGATTACCCGCTGGGACCGGGAGCCTGTGACGGAAATGCTGCGCGAACTCGCGCGGCAACACGGCGTTGAGCCATCTGACGACGCCCTGAACGAGTCCTTCGACTTCGCCCTGAGGTTTCCCGAACAGGTGCGTTTCTGCGTGGCGGTGCGGGATGGGAAGGTGGTGGGGATGGCCTCTATCCACCGCGCCTTCAGCACGTGGCGCGGGCAGCCCAAGGGCACCATCGAGGACGTCTTCGTGACACCGCAAGCCCGCAGGACGGGGGTGGCCACGGCGCTCCTCGCATTCCTGATTGCTGAAGCGCGCAGACGCGCGTATTGCGTCCTGTCACTGGATGTGATGGCCGACAATGAGGGAGCGCGAAGCCTCTACACGCGCTGCGGAATCACCGATACGGGCTACGTGGTCTGCCAGATGGATCTCAGCGCAGAGACGACTTGA
- a CDS encoding DUF2029 domain-containing protein — MDKKHHDTLARRAALLAAPLLIILAIAWATRDCTVDDAYIGYEHVRNLIAGHGLQFDPAERVEGVTNVGWLLVLAALSPIGELPIVAKIAGLLSLLIATLWCFGFGARFFGSEPVGPLLALPIALFTATHFEAVYYAVCGMESGLLAAMLCLLVWLVSTGRITAAGIVSGLAFLVRPECVLLYPVWWALAMKWAPSDHRRGMLGGLVAWAMLIASATAARYAYYGDWVPNTFLAKPTTTGNLIIMVSRTLTGMNANLGAPFAGVLAIPVLILGVRALTKRFGAAGLMMGSVVLVGWLFSTYAVVDWTCSARYFAPYAPLGFVVFWVGLVEAARGVLAYAGAIARLKETLEALAVLLLVSNGLTLALHLSPNGMESYPGYVLNSRPLREPCLWMRENLPAEVTIGTRRIGAVGYLTERRVFDYCFGLNHRPVARLIHDKGKQFDDPHDPALAPLWAQYAPDYLLEDQDIMERIAADAGGSLERFEVHGMTYSQMKTFPLGPDASWVLCRRLEPREPASPARPESKST, encoded by the coding sequence ATGGATAAGAAGCACCACGACACCCTTGCACGGCGCGCTGCGCTGCTCGCTGCGCCGCTTCTGATCATCCTGGCGATCGCCTGGGCGACGCGCGACTGCACCGTCGATGACGCATACATCGGCTACGAGCATGTCCGGAACCTGATTGCAGGACACGGCCTCCAGTTCGACCCGGCGGAGCGCGTGGAGGGCGTCACCAATGTTGGCTGGCTTCTGGTGCTGGCTGCCCTCTCTCCTATCGGCGAGCTCCCGATAGTGGCGAAGATCGCCGGTCTGCTTTCGCTGCTCATCGCCACGTTGTGGTGCTTCGGTTTCGGGGCGCGGTTCTTCGGAAGCGAACCAGTGGGCCCGCTTCTGGCGTTGCCCATTGCGCTATTCACCGCAACCCATTTCGAAGCCGTCTATTACGCCGTGTGCGGCATGGAATCGGGCCTGCTTGCGGCCATGCTGTGTCTGCTGGTCTGGCTGGTCTCGACGGGGCGGATCACGGCTGCGGGGATCGTCAGCGGTCTTGCTTTTCTGGTGCGCCCGGAGTGCGTTCTGCTCTACCCGGTGTGGTGGGCACTTGCGATGAAGTGGGCGCCATCCGATCATCGCCGGGGTATGCTGGGCGGGCTGGTCGCCTGGGCGATGCTGATCGCCTCCGCGACCGCAGCCCGGTACGCGTACTACGGCGACTGGGTGCCCAACACGTTCCTGGCAAAGCCCACGACCACGGGTAACCTCATCATCATGGTCTCGCGGACATTGACGGGCATGAACGCGAACCTGGGCGCACCCTTTGCCGGGGTGCTTGCCATTCCCGTGCTCATACTGGGCGTGCGTGCTCTCACGAAACGTTTTGGTGCCGCAGGCCTGATGATGGGGAGCGTCGTCCTGGTCGGCTGGCTGTTCTCAACCTACGCCGTGGTGGACTGGACCTGCAGTGCGCGCTACTTCGCACCCTATGCCCCCCTGGGTTTCGTGGTTTTCTGGGTCGGCCTGGTGGAAGCTGCCCGGGGCGTTCTGGCATATGCCGGCGCCATTGCGCGGTTGAAAGAAACCCTGGAAGCCCTGGCGGTGCTTCTGCTTGTGAGCAATGGCCTGACGCTCGCACTGCATCTTTCTCCCAACGGCATGGAAAGCTACCCGGGGTACGTTCTCAACAGCCGGCCGCTTCGCGAGCCTTGCCTTTGGATGCGCGAGAACCTGCCGGCGGAGGTCACGATCGGCACGCGCAGGATCGGAGCTGTGGGGTATCTGACCGAGCGGAGGGTCTTTGACTACTGCTTTGGTCTGAACCACCGTCCCGTCGCCAGACTCATCCACGACAAAGGCAAGCAGTTCGATGACCCCCACGATCCGGCACTGGCGCCGCTTTGGGCGCAATATGCCCCGGATTATCTCCTCGAAGACCAGGACATCATGGAGCGCATCGCGGCCGACGCGGGGGGCAGTCTGGAGCGCTTTGAGGTCCACGGGATGACATACAGCCAGATGAAAACCTTCCCGCTGGGTCCAGACGCGTCCTGGGTTCTCTGCCGCAGGCTGGAACCGCGGGAGCCGGCCAGCCCCGCGCGACCAGAGAGCAAGTCTACCTGA
- a CDS encoding Flp family type IVb pilin gives MHGVLLRLWADEDGNTSVEYAMMLVVIVVGCLGAWTTLRDRMIQALQQVNDSLASP, from the coding sequence ATGCACGGGGTATTGCTGAGACTGTGGGCGGACGAGGACGGCAACACCTCTGTTGAGTACGCGATGATGCTCGTGGTGATCGTGGTGGGCTGTCTCGGGGCCTGGACGACGCTACGGGACAGGATGATCCAGGCATTACAGCAAGTCAATGATTCATTAGCGTCACCGTAG
- a CDS encoding sugar transferase — protein sequence MRPADPLWYLFAKRLLDILGATAAIVIATPIMVVAAIAVKLETPGPVFFKQYRLGRNGKPFLLYKIRSMTASAPDIRDSLENDNEASGPVFKIKADPRITRVGRILRKYSIDEMPQLFHVLFGQMSLVGPRPPIPSEVERYEPWQTERLAVKPGLTCIWQVSGRSDIGFDEWVRLDIEYVRNRNLWLDIKLLLLTIPAVLTARGAY from the coding sequence GTGCGGCCTGCCGATCCACTTTGGTACTTGTTCGCCAAGCGGCTTCTGGACATACTGGGCGCAACCGCGGCGATCGTCATCGCCACGCCGATCATGGTCGTGGCCGCCATCGCAGTCAAACTTGAGACCCCCGGCCCCGTCTTCTTCAAGCAGTACCGTCTGGGGCGGAACGGCAAGCCGTTCCTGCTCTATAAGATCCGCTCGATGACCGCCTCCGCACCGGACATCCGCGACAGCCTCGAGAACGACAACGAAGCGAGTGGCCCCGTGTTCAAGATCAAAGCCGACCCACGCATCACTCGCGTAGGCCGGATCCTGAGGAAGTACAGTATCGACGAAATGCCCCAGCTATTCCACGTCCTTTTCGGGCAGATGAGCCTCGTGGGCCCGCGCCCCCCAATCCCCTCGGAGGTGGAGCGGTACGAACCCTGGCAGACAGAGCGACTGGCCGTCAAGCCGGGCCTGACTTGCATCTGGCAGGTGAGCGGACGCAGCGATATCGGCTTCGATGAGTGGGTCCGCCTGGACATCGAGTACGTTCGCAACCGCAATCTATGGCTGGACATCAAGCTGCTACTGCTCACCATCCCCGCAGTCCTGACGGCGCGCGGGGCCTACTAA
- a CDS encoding pilus assembly protein N-terminal domain-containing protein — MKRRRRQDPVPSPRNYRGVSLTVSAIFCLLVLAAPFAHAVNVLQIKQDDSKVMTFDRMKRVWVTNPEIIDVVVSSYNELLLYSKAVGRTKLYVWDAKGRHEYSVEVTRLPSPEQVLRELSSLLGRSFTYTIVDDSTILIEGEVATEAEKTRVSRIVATKSEGLKVLELVTVREVKVTPAEEHRRAFEKLFPQQFRYSTIDDKTLVIEGEVGTAAEKRRVEKILAAASAITVVDLVKSLEGLDTPEAQRIESIKKAIGPDYEYLELEGSILVVSGQAPNEGERERIDKIISAAKGDITVVNVVTLESDTRSPAQLYAERLKPLFSAAYTFTPLGEKGLVAEGVAATPLEAKRVSEVLKLLEGEVEVVNLIATSPQDPAEKAVAVLRSGLGEAYQVRSLGENIVLVEGIAAGEAEARRVDALVAAVPKTVTVVNAVARSGLTSSTGLARKYEQALRPILGEGLTYTTLDDGTLLVEGTVATAKERERIGRILASLDGTVKVLDLVTLPADANAASKSPAERAVAMLKDALGNAYTVRTVAEDVVLVEGTAPGQAELDRVNLVINASPQGARVVNLVTTDGGGSVAARYEIALKEVLGEQLTYRAIDDKTLLIEGYVKNAGEKERASKIIASLTGELTILDLIGIQPGPDAMAQSEASRKADLISQLLGERYSARAVDEKTIVVSGTAPGQSEQERLGNVLQQVAGDFTLVNLILAQDEADKRSPADRLIAALKQAVPENLKLLALDEQTVLIEGIVPTTIEREQVEKIATAMSKSGGASIVTLVLSEMQAKTPAARRIEHLKRILGDKYNYIVWDEDTVLVEGTIDDAAELEKVRKILEAADKDFKVGDVVTYGQGGAAGMAEETTRQLAQTIAQAVGEPYNVWMLKPGKIVVEGVAPDEAAMSRLNTLLEAWAEEVSVINLATVAPTPSVPLVARAESLRALLGDLYQVRSLQGKAIVVEATVPTAEEASRARAIMAAMGTDVPLVDLVTVANPAKRQVLAHVKVLDINRGVLKQVGINWGQLTGETGEFTFADQPFLVKVQEGVDFINTLGVNVSALKQGDVARILAEPNLVVNEGESANMVVGGEVPIPVPQLGTGATSITVQYKEYGVVLRLKPEIMPDGKSLRLEVEPEVSSIDPATQVSIGGISIPAFRTRKAKTVVNMPDGATLVIGGLLQHDQTRVMREIPVLSKLPIIGELFKSKEWRQGFSELVILVTPEILHTVKPEQAEPASN; from the coding sequence ATGAAGCGACGGCGCCGGCAGGATCCGGTCCCGAGTCCTCGCAATTACCGCGGGGTGTCTCTGACCGTCTCCGCCATTTTCTGCCTGCTTGTATTGGCCGCCCCTTTCGCTCACGCGGTCAACGTCCTGCAGATAAAACAGGACGACAGCAAAGTCATGACCTTCGACCGGATGAAACGGGTGTGGGTGACCAACCCTGAAATCATCGATGTCGTGGTCAGCAGCTACAACGAACTGCTCCTGTACAGTAAGGCCGTGGGGCGAACCAAGCTCTACGTGTGGGATGCCAAAGGCAGGCACGAGTACTCGGTTGAGGTCACCCGGCTTCCCTCCCCCGAACAGGTGTTGCGTGAACTGTCCAGTCTGCTTGGGCGGTCTTTCACTTACACCATCGTGGACGACAGCACCATTCTCATCGAGGGCGAAGTGGCCACCGAGGCGGAGAAGACCCGGGTCAGCCGCATCGTGGCCACCAAGAGCGAGGGCCTGAAGGTGCTGGAACTCGTGACTGTCCGCGAGGTCAAGGTCACACCCGCCGAAGAGCACCGACGCGCCTTCGAGAAGCTCTTTCCCCAGCAGTTCCGATATTCGACCATCGACGATAAGACGCTTGTGATCGAGGGCGAAGTGGGTACAGCGGCGGAAAAACGCCGGGTGGAGAAGATCCTGGCCGCCGCGAGCGCCATCACCGTGGTCGATCTGGTCAAGTCCCTCGAAGGTCTGGATACCCCCGAAGCACAGCGCATCGAGAGTATCAAGAAGGCAATCGGTCCTGATTACGAATACCTTGAACTGGAGGGTTCAATCCTCGTAGTCAGCGGACAGGCGCCGAACGAGGGCGAACGTGAGCGCATCGACAAGATCATCAGTGCTGCAAAAGGCGACATCACGGTCGTGAACGTGGTCACGCTCGAATCCGACACCCGCTCGCCGGCTCAACTGTACGCGGAGCGTCTGAAGCCGCTGTTCAGCGCCGCTTACACCTTTACCCCCCTGGGGGAGAAAGGTCTCGTTGCAGAGGGCGTAGCGGCGACCCCACTGGAAGCGAAGCGGGTATCTGAGGTGCTCAAGCTTCTTGAGGGCGAGGTGGAAGTGGTCAACCTCATCGCCACCAGCCCCCAGGACCCGGCCGAGAAGGCCGTGGCGGTCTTGCGCAGCGGACTGGGTGAAGCCTACCAGGTCCGCAGCCTCGGCGAGAACATCGTGCTCGTGGAGGGCATCGCCGCCGGTGAGGCAGAAGCCCGACGGGTGGACGCTCTCGTCGCCGCAGTGCCGAAAACGGTGACGGTGGTCAATGCGGTCGCGCGTTCCGGCTTGACCTCCAGCACCGGTCTGGCCCGCAAGTATGAACAGGCCTTGCGGCCCATATTGGGCGAAGGACTCACCTACACCACCCTGGATGACGGCACTCTTCTCGTGGAGGGCACTGTGGCCACCGCGAAGGAGCGCGAACGCATTGGGCGCATTCTCGCCTCACTCGACGGAACCGTGAAGGTGCTGGATCTTGTTACGCTCCCGGCCGATGCGAACGCCGCGTCGAAGAGTCCGGCTGAGCGCGCTGTGGCCATGCTCAAGGACGCCCTGGGTAACGCTTACACCGTGCGTACCGTAGCCGAAGACGTAGTGTTGGTCGAGGGAACCGCGCCCGGGCAGGCGGAACTGGACCGTGTCAATCTGGTAATCAACGCCAGTCCCCAGGGCGCTCGCGTGGTCAACCTGGTGACGACCGACGGCGGCGGCAGCGTCGCAGCACGGTATGAAATTGCCCTGAAGGAAGTGCTCGGGGAGCAGCTGACATACCGCGCCATCGATGACAAGACCCTCCTGATCGAGGGCTACGTGAAGAACGCCGGCGAGAAAGAGCGAGCATCGAAAATCATCGCCTCCCTGACCGGCGAGCTGACGATCCTGGACCTGATCGGCATTCAACCCGGTCCGGATGCCATGGCGCAGTCGGAAGCGTCCCGAAAAGCCGACTTGATTTCACAGCTTCTCGGCGAGCGCTACTCGGCCCGGGCCGTGGACGAAAAGACGATCGTCGTTTCCGGCACGGCGCCCGGCCAGTCCGAGCAAGAGCGTCTGGGAAACGTCCTGCAGCAAGTCGCGGGCGACTTCACTCTGGTGAACCTGATCCTCGCACAGGACGAGGCAGACAAACGCAGTCCCGCGGATCGTCTGATCGCGGCGCTGAAGCAGGCCGTCCCCGAAAACCTGAAGTTGCTTGCGCTTGACGAGCAGACGGTTCTTATTGAGGGCATCGTGCCGACGACAATCGAGCGCGAACAGGTGGAGAAGATCGCCACCGCCATGTCCAAGTCGGGTGGCGCAAGTATCGTAACTCTCGTGTTGTCCGAGATGCAGGCCAAGACCCCTGCGGCCCGGCGCATTGAACACCTCAAGCGCATCCTTGGGGACAAGTACAATTACATCGTCTGGGATGAGGACACGGTTCTCGTAGAGGGTACAATTGACGACGCAGCTGAGCTTGAGAAAGTGCGCAAGATTCTGGAAGCCGCCGACAAGGATTTCAAGGTCGGCGACGTCGTCACATACGGCCAGGGCGGCGCGGCGGGGATGGCCGAGGAGACCACCAGGCAACTGGCCCAGACCATCGCGCAAGCCGTCGGTGAGCCATACAACGTCTGGATGCTCAAGCCCGGGAAGATTGTGGTTGAGGGCGTGGCTCCCGACGAGGCGGCCATGAGCCGGCTGAACACGCTCCTGGAAGCCTGGGCTGAGGAAGTCAGCGTCATCAACCTTGCCACCGTAGCGCCGACTCCAAGCGTTCCGCTGGTTGCCCGTGCCGAGTCTCTGCGGGCTCTCCTGGGCGATCTGTACCAGGTGCGTTCGCTCCAGGGCAAAGCCATCGTGGTCGAAGCTACGGTTCCGACCGCCGAGGAGGCCTCACGGGCGAGAGCGATCATGGCGGCGATGGGAACCGATGTGCCGCTGGTCGACCTGGTCACGGTGGCGAACCCGGCGAAGCGCCAAGTACTCGCCCACGTCAAAGTGCTGGACATCAACCGAGGCGTCCTCAAGCAAGTCGGTATCAACTGGGGGCAACTCACCGGTGAGACCGGCGAGTTCACCTTCGCTGACCAGCCCTTCCTGGTCAAAGTACAAGAAGGTGTGGACTTCATCAATACTCTGGGCGTGAACGTCAGCGCCCTCAAGCAGGGAGACGTGGCGCGGATTCTTGCCGAGCCCAACCTGGTCGTGAACGAGGGCGAAAGCGCGAATATGGTTGTTGGTGGCGAGGTGCCTATCCCCGTGCCGCAACTGGGTACCGGGGCCACCTCCATCACGGTTCAGTACAAGGAATACGGCGTGGTCCTGCGCCTGAAGCCGGAGATCATGCCCGACGGGAAGTCCCTACGCCTGGAAGTCGAACCAGAGGTCAGTTCCATCGACCCCGCGACGCAGGTAAGCATCGGCGGGATCTCAATCCCGGCTTTCCGCACACGGAAGGCGAAGACAGTGGTGAACATGCCGGACGGCGCCACGCTGGTCATCGGCGGCCTTCTGCAGCATGACCAGACCCGCGTGATGCGGGAAATCCCGGTGTTGAGCAAGCTCCCGATCATCGGCGAGCTGTTCAAGAGCAAAGAGTGGCGTCAGGGATTCAGCGAGCTCGTTATCCTGGTGACACCCGAGATCCTGCACACTGTCAAGCCCGAACAGGCAGAGCCTGCAAGCAACTGA
- a CDS encoding prepilin peptidase has product MIDWATLSTTAVMVAVVCIAVITDVRSGKIYNAVTLPGAIIGVILNGVFRGLDGISASLLGLAAGFGVFLFSSLFGRILGGGDIKLLMAVGALQGPEFLLWTLIYTAIAGGIMAIAITLWRKDFMASMRRLWLGLTMRLFARVPIDVGDSTPVTARLPYAIPIATGSLAAFCALHLPPM; this is encoded by the coding sequence GTGATTGATTGGGCGACACTCAGCACGACGGCAGTCATGGTGGCGGTGGTCTGCATCGCCGTCATCACTGACGTTCGGTCGGGCAAAATCTACAACGCGGTAACCCTCCCAGGCGCGATCATTGGCGTTATCCTCAATGGCGTTTTCCGTGGTCTGGATGGTATAAGCGCGAGCCTCCTGGGGCTGGCGGCGGGCTTTGGAGTTTTCCTTTTCAGTTCTCTTTTCGGGCGCATTCTCGGTGGCGGAGATATAAAGCTGCTCATGGCAGTGGGCGCACTGCAGGGCCCCGAGTTCCTCCTGTGGACCCTGATCTACACGGCAATTGCCGGCGGGATCATGGCAATTGCGATCACGTTGTGGCGGAAGGACTTCATGGCGAGCATGCGGCGGCTCTGGTTGGGCCTGACCATGCGCCTGTTCGCTCGGGTTCCTATCGATGTAGGCGACAGCACCCCTGTCACGGCACGCCTTCCGTATGCCATACCCATCGCCACTGGCAGCCTCGCCGCCTTCTGCGCATTGCATCTCCCGCCCATGTGA